CTCGATGAGTGGAGCCTGGGCGTAGGGTTTGGGTACTCTCATGCCCAACTTGATTGGAAACATCAGGTAGGCCATGCTCATGCTGACTCCATATACTTAGGTCCTTATGTTAAGTACGACTCTGAAAATTTCTATTTTGATTTTCTGCTTTTAGGAGCAGGGAATTTCTATGATGTGGATCGAAAAATTGTGTTTCCAGGGTTTTCTAGAAAAGCACATAGCGATCCTACTACTTGGAACCTCTCAGAGATTCTCCTAGCAGGGTTTAGATTAGAGCCTTTCGATATAGACAATTTTTTCGTGCAACCTGAGATCAGATTAGATCAAACCAACTCATTCCAAGAGAAATTTAAAGAAACAGGAGCTCAATCTCTCGACCTTTCTGTAAAAGACAAACGCTCTTCCTTCTTACGCTCTTTGGTCAGTATTAAAGTCGTTAAAGAATCATGTGTTAGTGGTTTTTGCTTAGTTCCTAGTATCAATATAGGTTGGTTGAGAACAACTCCTCTAATACGCGGTCATTACGCTTCTAAATTTAGAGAGGGAACATTTTGTAAATCTGATTTTGTAGCCTCTAGTTTTCACCAAACAATTGATCAATTGCTCGTAGGTGCGCAATTTCTTGTTTCCCGCCAAGGAGACATCCAGTTATCTATAGGATATGAAGGGTTTTTTGGAAAAAAATCAACAGTGAATGAAATAAATATGAATGCGTGTTGGAGTTTTTAACTCTTGCTTTTGACCGTCTTATGTAGATGCTTGGAATACCTTTTGCCAATTCCTATATTTGGCTTAGAGCCTGTTTAAAATCTTTTCAAAAGTAGAGCAATAAAAGCAAGAACCACCATATTCAGTCTTGTATGTAACTTTCTTTCGCAATTTTTCCATAGCCTGCGACATTTTTCTATCCACGCAAAAGAACGCTCTACAACCCATCTTTTTAGGAATAACTGTAAAAGTATGCAGTGTATTTCTTTTGGCTATTTCTAATATACATCCTAATATCTCCTGCACACTCTTTGCAAATTTTTCTCCAGAATATCCTCCATCTGCTAAAACACTTTTTACACCGAACAAATTGTTTTTATTTAGTAGTCTTTTCAAGTTTGAAGTGCACAGAAGAATTAAAAAAAGAATAGGCAGGCGATGAAAGAATCTCTATTGTGATTTTTAACAATCAAACACAAGGAGAGACCTTGCCTAAAGGCTACCATCACCTAACCTATGACCAAAGATGTCAGATTTATATTTTAAAAGCTAGAGGAGATACATCTAGCTCAATAGCAAACATTCTAAAAGTTCATCATAGCACTATTAGTAGGGAACTTAAGAGAAATAAAGGGCAACGAGGATACCGTCATCAGCAAGCTCAAGAAAAAGCATTTCTTAGAAAAAATTCTCAGCCCAATAAAAAAATGACTCCTCAAATAGTTACCCGTATTGAAGAAAAAATCAAGTTGCAATGGAGCCCTATACAAATATCCGGATGGCTTAAAAGACATGGTAAAGAACATGTTAGTCATGAGACCATCTATAATCATATCTGGAAAGATAAACGACAGGGAGGACAGCTTTATAGAGAGCTCCGTCATCGAGGGAAAAAATATAACAAGCAGAGAAAGGGAGCTTCTGGAAGAGGGAACATGCCTGGTCGTATAGATATTAAGCAACGGCCTTGTATTGTAGAAAAAAAGACTCGTTTAGGAGACTGGGAACTAGATACAGTCATAGGGGCAGGACATAAAGGCGTAATTGTATCAATGGTAGAAAGAACTTCCAAGCTAACTAAGCTCGCCAAAGTTTCTCATAAAACTGCAGAGGAAGTAAGTCAAGCGTTAATTGAACAACTTAAACCTATCAAAGATTTTGTACACACATTAACAGCAGACAACGGAAAAGAATTTGCCTATCACCAAATGGTTAGTTTCGAGCTAGAGACAGACTTCTACTTTGCAACGCCCTACCATTCTTGGGAAAGAGGCTTAAATGAGCATACAAACGGACTAGTTAGGCAATATTTTCCTAAAACACAAAGCTTTTTAGATACGACTTCCAAGGATATAGAAAGGGTGGAAACTTTACTAAATAACAGACCTAGAAAGGCTCTCAACTTCGAAACTCCACTAGAAGTGTTTACGAGATTATCTACAAACATGCTATGCTCGGGTGCACAATAGATGTTTTTTCAAGTATTTATATGTTCTTTTTTGTGCACTTCAAGGTTGAAAGGGCCCATCTAATACTTGAGTCTACACGCAAAAAAACACGTCTACGAAGAGTTGATCTATATGATATTTTTTGTGGAATTTTGTACATTTTAAAAAGTGGTTGCCAGTAGCGTATGTTACCCATAGAATATCCTAAATGGGAATTATATTATTATTATTTCCCTCTTTGGAATAAAAAAGATGATAAAAATGCTAAGAGTATTCTTGAAATAGTTTTAAAAAAAATGGGTTGGCGAGGTCAGAAAAAGCAGTGGTCGGAAAGAGAAAACAAGCTTTGTAATTATTGATGCTCAAAGTGTTAAAAATACTGATGTAGAGCGTTCTTTTGCGTGGATAGAAAAATGTCGCAGGCTATGGAAAAATTGCGAAAGAAAACTACATACAAGCCTGAATATGGTGGTTCTTGCTTTTATTGCTCTACTTTTGAAAAGATTTTAAACAGGCTCTTACAGTGCGCTGGGAAAGAAAGGCAATATATTGGAACGGACTATTAATGTTTGGACTACTGGGATATTGGATGAATTTCTTAAGTCGGCAAGTATCTTTAAAACAGTAAATTTAATTCAAGATAGGTTCATCAAATAGTACGCAATCTTTTTAAAAACCCTTTGATCTCTTTGAAAGAAAAAAAGACAATTTTAGCTCTTTTACTCTCTGTGATTGTAATGTTCATTTGCCTGCAGTTTATTCAGGGAATTTTTTGTAGCTACATTTGGACTCATACTGGCATTTTTGTAGGCTATTGTTTAAAAATCATTGCAAATGCGGAGTCAAAAGACCTGCTAGTTTGAGCATGTCAATTGGCTCTTTTGAGCCAAAGACTTTAGCTAATTTGGTATCTGGAATAATCAGGCGCTTATTTTTTTGGTCTTGGCAGTTATGTTTTTTGATATACTCCCACATTTTTTTTACCACTTCCGGGCGAGATAGCTTTTCTTCTTTAACAATGGCTTGCAGTTCAGAAGATAGGGTATATAAATGTGCATTTTTTATGGGCTTTTTATCTGTTTTTTTTATTTTAGAAGGGCTTTTTTTTCCTTTTTTTGGTTTTTTAGAAACATAGGGAGTTTTAGGATGATTCACATATTTTTCAGTGAGTTGATCAAGATTATTGATGATTATATCGCAATCTGGATAGTTAGAACAGGAAAAAAAGGGTTTACCAAAACGAGAACGGCGTTGCACCATTTTCCCATCACATCCTAAAGCAGGACATGTAGGGAGATCTTGTGCTGAAATTTCATCTTTTTTAGGGATATTCACAATTCCCTTACATTCTGGGTATCGTGAACAGCCTAGAAAAGTACCAAATCGACCATAGCGAATTTTCATGGCGCTACCACATTTAGAACAGAGTTGATCCCAATTAAAGTTAGGGTCGTAATCTTCTTTATTGAAATTTAAGGCTTCTAAAGGGGTAGTAAAGTCGCAAGTAGGATAGCTAGAACAACCATAAAAGTATTTATTGCGTGCCCAGATTTTTTCTAATTTATGACCACAATTAGGACAATCAATATCTGTAGCTACTCGTGGAACAAAGGCTTCTTTTTCAGCAGCTACTACAAAAGGAATAAATCTTTTCCAAAAATCATGAAGTAATACTTTCCAGTTTTTATGATTATAGGCAATTTCCTCTAATTCATCTTCCATTGCAGAAGTAAAACCTACATCCATGATCATTTTAAAATTTTCTTCTAACATTTGTGCAATGACTCTTCCCAGCTCTGTTGGTTTAAGAGAACCTTTTTCTTTAACCGTATAATCCCTACTTTGAATCTTATTCATGATGGTTGCATATGTGGAAGGGCGACCAATTCCTGATTTTTCTAATTCTTTAACAAGAGAGGCTTCTGTGAAGCGAGGAGGAGGACGGGTAAAAGCTTGCTGTGCATCCACATCAAGGAGAAGTAAGGGTTGACCTTCAACCAAAGAAGGGAGCATTTTTTCATCTTCTTGCTGCTCTTCTTTTTCAGGAACATCTTTTTTTTCTTCATACACGACTAAAAATCCAGAAAATTTAAGAGTAGAGCCCGTAGCGCGCAGCAACATGTTTTGATTGGTTATGATGTCGCAGGAAACCGTATCATAGATGGCTGGATTCATTTGAGAAGCTAAAAACCGACGCCAAATCAGTAGGTATAATTTATATTGATCAGTTGTCAGATAGCTTTTAATTTCCTCTGGGCTATATTGTAAGCTAGTAGGTCTTATAGCTTCGTGAGCGTCTTGGGCATTTTTTTTACTAGAGTACTGTTTGCCTTGAGAGGGGAGAAATTCTTTACCATATACTTTTGTAATATACTTGCGGGCTAAGTCAATTGCTTCTGGAGCAATACGAACAGAATCGGTACGCATATAGGTAATTAACCCTTCAGCTCCTGTATTGCCAAGGTCAATTCCTTCATACAGGCCTTGCGAAATATTCATAGTGCGCGATGCGGAAAATCCAAAGTGTCGACTTGCTTCTTGTTGTAAAGTGGAGGTAATAAAAGGAGGTACTGAATTGCGTTTTTTTTCTTTTCTTTCAACAGATTGTACTTTATAGGAAGAATTTTGTAGCTGTGCTACAACTTTATGAGCCGCTTCTTCCTTATTAATAAGGATATAATCTTTACCGGGGACCGCTTCTTTTTCTACTTTTTTTCCATCGATTGCATAAAGGCAAGCATAAATCGGTGTACTATTTTTATCTGTTTGCAAAATGGATTGAATATTCCAATATTCAACAGGAAGAAAAACTTCAATTTCTTTTTCCCTATCAACGACTAGCTTTAATGCAACTGATTGAACACGACCTGCGGAAAGTCCTCCATCTCGCGCGCCTTGTACTCGGCGCATGAGAATAGGCGAAATCTTATATCCTACAATTCGATCGAGCAATCTACGCGCTTGTTGTGCATCTACCAGACCTTGGTCAATTTGACGGGGGTTCTTTAGTGCCTCTGATACCGCTTCTTTAGTAATCGCATTAAAAGTGACTCGTTTAAATTTAGTCCCTTTAGGGAGAATCGAAGCAATATGCCATGCAATTGCTTCTCCTTCTCTGTCAGGGTCTGGAGATAAGTAAACAATGCTTACCTGTTTTGCCGCTTTTTTTAAACGATCAATTACATCCTTTTTATCGGACATAATGGTGTATTGTGGCTCAAAGTCATTCTCGACATCAATTCCAAAACCTTTTTGTGGCAAATCGCGTATATGTCCTAATGAGGATTCGAATAGGTAATTTGATCCTAAGAGCTTTCTTAGTGTTTTAATTTTAGCCGGAGATTCTACAATAATTAATGCTTTTGTCATTATAACCTATGTATATCTATTTTAAACCAGCAGTACAACAAGACTGTTTTAAAAGACAAGTCACAAAATGGATTAAAAGTGGGCAGCTTAAGTGCTATGCTTGTCAAAATCAAGATAAATTTCTCCTAAGATGTCTTAGAGCCTGTTTAAAATCTTTTCAGTAAGGTATAATGATAGTTTTCATAAAACCTTTGGAGGTAATTATGACCCGCTCTTATCCAAGCGATATTTCTCGTAAACAATTTAGCAAAATCCATTTAATACTTGAGTCTACACGCAAAAAAACACGTCCACGAATAGTTGATCTATATGATATTTTTTGTGGAATTTTGTACATTTTAAAAAGTGGTTGCCAGTGGCGTATGTTACCCATAGAATATCCTAAATGGGAATTATGTTATTATTATTTCCCTCTTTGGAATAAAAAAGATGATAAAAATTCTAAGAGTACTCTTGAAATAGTTTTAAAAAAAATTGGTTGGCGAGGTCAGAAAAAGCAGTGGTCGGAAAGAGAAAACAAGCTTTGTAATTATTGATGCTCAAAGTGTTAAAAATACTGACTCTTGATACCATTACTGATCCTAGAGGAGCATCCTGCAATTTTATTCATCCTCTTATAACGATACTTTTGAGATTAAAGCTCTTCCAAAGTTAATGGATTTATTGGATCTCAAAAGTAGCATTATTACAGCGGATGCTCTTAATACACAAAAAGCAATTGCTAAGAAGACCATAAATATGGGCGCAGACTACGTGCTTCCAGTAAAAAGAAATCATCCAAATCTTTTTGAAGAGATAAAAGCTTTATTTGAGAATGCTGAAACAAAAAACTATAGCGATTTTGACAGTGATGCTTATGAGACAATGGAAAAATCCCATGGAAGAATTGAATTAAGAAAATATTATTCTCTAGATGCTACAAAACTTCCCAGCGCAAAGGAGTGGGAAGGGTTGCTGTCTGTTGGAATGGTGATACGTACCCGAACAGAGAGAGAAGGGAAAAACAAGCAGAGAAATGGAATACTATGTTTCAAGTTGTAAAATAGATGCTCATCTTCTAGCAAAAGTCGTTCGCGGTCAATGGGGAATAGAAAATTCATTACATTGGGTCTTGGATGTTAGCTTCCGAGAAGATAAACTTCGTTACCGAGATAGAATTGGAGTCCAAAATTTGGCAAGCATTAGAAAGCTTGTTCTAGGAGCATTAACCAAAGGCCCTTTCAACCTCGAAGTGCACAAAAAAGAACATATAAATACTTGAAAAAACATCTATTGTGCACCCGAGCATAGCATGTTTGTAGATAATCTCCTAAACACTTCTAGTGGAGTTTCGAAGTTGAGAGCTTTTCTTAGGTCTGTTATTTAGTATAAATTTCCACCCTTTCCATATCCTTGGAAGTCGTATCTAAAAAGCTTTGTGTTTAAATGATCCTGTATATCGAAAGAAGGGTTTAAAATTACTCTTTTAATGTCCTATGCCCTGCAAACCCATCAGCAGTTAAAAGAGCATTTATATAATTTTTTAAATGCCTTATGCTCGCCAAAGTTTCTCATAAAACTGCAGAGGAAGTAAGTCAAACGTTAATTGAACAACTTAAACCTATCAAAGATTTTGTACACACATTAACAGCAGACAACGGAAAAGAATTTGCCTATCACCAAATGGTTAGTTTCGAGCTAGAGACAGACTTCTACTTTGCAATGCCCTAACATTCTTGGGAAAGAGGCTTAAATGAGCATACAAACGGACTAGTTAGGCAATATTTTCCTAAAACACAAAGTTTTTTAGATACTACTTCCAAGGATATGGAAAGTGTGGAAACTTATACTAAATAACAGACCTAAGAAAAGCTCTCAACTTCGAAACTCCACTAGAAGTGTTTAGGAGATTATCTACAAACATGCTATGCTCGGGTGCACAATAGATGTTTTTTCAAGTATTTATATGTTCTTTTTTGTGCACTTTGAGGTTGAAAGAGCCAACTTCTACAATTCCTAAACAAGCATTTTTATAATGAGGAAATAATTACAATGTCGCCTATTTGTCCTTTCATACCGACATCAAATCTAACAGTAAAAAGGCCTAAAATTACACTGAAGTTAGCTTCAAAAGATGTAGAAAAGGTGGTCTTTCAGGATATGAAAAAGAGTTTTCAATCTGGTTGCGTTAATAAGCTTGTGTTTATATTTAGAGTGTCATCCAAAGTTCGTATATAGTGGTTCCGATTCATCGGATAAACCCTATCACTGTTCAGGAATACCTCAGAGAATATGATTCCGAAAATAAAACTGGAAGTAGCCCTCGAGGCGGTAGCAAATCAAAACTTTCACAAGACCAAACAGAGTCTCTACTAAAACACCTACAGGAAAAGACCTATCTTAAAGTCAAAGGGATCATAGCTTATGTGCATGAGCAATAGGGGATAAAATATTCCCGAAGTGGCATGACAGATTGGCTCATACAGCACGGATTTGCTTATAAACGTCCTAAAAAGATTCCTGGGAAATTAGATCCTGAAAAACAACGAATTTTCATAGAACAATATAGGGCTTTAAAGGAGACCTTAAACCCTGATGAAGAGATCTATTTCATAGATGCTGTGCATGTGGATGGATCAAAAAAGGCGTTCAAAAGACTTTGTAGACATCCGGGAAACAATTGCGATTGCATTTTGCTGCAGCTCTTTGCCTGACAGGAATGAAGATTTTTACAGAGGAATATAAAACAGTTGATGCCGATGCAATGCTCGATTTTTTCAAGAAGCTAGAAAAACAGACAGAGGCTCGAATTATTCATGTAATTTTGGATAATGCGAGATCAAACAAAAATAAGAAACTAGAAGAGTTTCTGATGTCTTCTAGGATTAAAGTGCACTATCTCCCTCCTTATTCACCGAATTTGAATCCTATTGAACGCTAAATAACAGATATTTTGAAATGTAGGATTAACGACAAGTTTCAAGTCGTTGACTTGAACCCCATTAAGCTAGCCGTTTGAATCGGCACTAGTATATAGTGGTTCCGATTCAATCGTATAGAAAAATATTTTGTTTTGTGTTAAGCTATTGAGTATGAAAAAACTGATCCCTAGCCAGAGAGCTGACTTAGAACACAAGTTAAAGCATCCAAAAGACTATTCTGAACGGAATAGGCTTTGTGTAATTTTGGGCTATGATGAGGGTATCTCAACAAAAAATCTTGCTAAAACACTCCGGATAAGCCCTATCACTGTTCAGAAATACCTCAGAGAATATGATTCCGAAAATAAAACTGGAAGTAGCCCTCGAGGCGGTAGCAAATCAAAACTTTCACAAGACCAAAAAGAGTCTCTACTAAAACACCTACAGGAAAAGACCTATCTTAAAGTCAAAGGGATCATAGCTTATGTGCATGAGCAATATGGGATAAAATATTCCCGAAGTGGCATGACAGATTGGCTCATACAGCACGGATTTGTTTATAAACGTCCTAAAAAGATTCCTGGGAAATTAGATCCTGAAAAACAACGAATTTTCATAGAACAATATAGGGCTTTAAAGGAGACCTTAAACCCTGATGAAGAGATCTATTTCATAGATGCTGTGCATCCTGAACATCAGTCCCAAGCCGTATGTGGATGGATCAAAAAAGGCGTTCAAAAGACTTTGCAGACATCCGGGAAACAATTGCGATTGCATTTTGCTGGAGCTCTTTGCCTGACAGGAATGAAGATTTTTACAGAGGAATATAAGACAGTTGATGCCGATGCAATGCTCGATTTTTTCAAGAAGCTAGAAAAACAGACAGAGGCTCGAATTATTCATGTAATTTTGGATAATGCAAGATCAAACAAAAATAAGAAACTAGAAGAGTTTCTGATGTCTTCTAGGATTAAAGTGCACTATCTCCCTCCTTATTCGCCGAATTTGAATCCTATTGAACGCTTGTGGAAGATCTTAAAGGAAAAGAAGGTATACAATCGATATTACGAAACGTCGGTGACTTTTTTTCAGGCAATTAGAGGATTCTTCTTAGAAGAGATACCGAAAATAACAGATATTTTGAAATGTAGGATAAACGACAAGTTTCAAGTCGTTGACTTAAATCCCATTAAGCTAGCCGTTTGAATCGGCACTAGTATATATGAAAACTTAAAAAATGTTTTTCAAGAGGCTATGGGAGAACAATTTTCTATTTCCCAGGCTAAAAATCATGAGAAATCAGATATAGTAGAAAATTACTTACAACATTCACTAAATTTATCCTCAAAAAATGTAAAAAATGCATTTTTTGAATTTATGACAAGATATCGAAGTGAAATTAGGGATACTTTTGTTACATTTACATTTACCCTCTTATCTGTAGATCCTATATATGCAGAATTAAAAGGCGATTCTCGAAAAGAGAGTAAAGAATTCGAAAAAAATAATCCTCCTCCTATTCCTTGGGCAACACATCCTTCTGGGAGGGCTATTTCTAATCCTCTTTATAAGCTGGCTTCTCAACGAGTAACTAAAGAAAAAAGTCTACTGAAAAAAATCATGGGATTTTTCCATAAATGCTTTGCAAGAAAATCTTGTCCGATCCCTCAAGCCCGCTATACTCTACATGCTTTTGATAGTGGTTTTGAATGCGATGCAGAAAGTGAAAATTTTACAAGACCTTTAAATGTTTCTCGCAATAAGGATCCTATTTATACAGAAATAAAAAATAGCAAAAAAAGAAATCCTCAGAGCCTGTTTAAAATCTTTTCAAAAGTAGAGCAATAAAAGCGAGAACCACCATACTCAGGCTTGTATGTAGTTTTCTTTCGCAATTTTTCCATAGCCTGCGACATTTTTCTATCCACGCAAAAGAACGCTCTACAACCCATCTTTTGGGAATAACTGTAAAAGTATGAAGTGCATTTCTTTTGGCTATTTCTAATATACATCCTAATATTTCCTGCACACTCTTTGCAAATCTTTCTCCAGAATATCCTCCATCTGCTAAAACACTTTTTACAACGAACAAATGGTTTTTATGTAGTGAAAATGCTTCTATATGCCTTACTGAAAAGATTTTAAACAGGCTCTCAGAAGATTCTGGGTATGAGACTATATCGTCTCCAAGAGCTTCTATAAGAAGCACTTTTTCAGACTCTGGTTATGAAATACCGCGCCAAGCTGAGCCTGTTGTTTATACTAGTTTGATTTCAAATTAAGAATTGCATAAATGGGTTTTTTTGAAAAAGTTGCTCTATCTTGCAAGAAGAGGTTGTTCTTTTTATAAAAATGTTTATATATTAAAACTCTTAATTTGAAATCAAACTAGTATATCTGGAAGTACTCGCCTAAAGTAAAAGAATAAAGCTAATTTTTCCCATAAGTCTTGACGGCAAACAAAGAAGATTATTACTCTTTAAGTAAAGCTCTTTTTTAAAGGAACCCTTATGGCTAAGTGCCTTTTTATTTTTATGATGATGCTTTTCCTGTGTCCTTCGTGCTATTCAAAAAAAAGTATCGTTGTAGTAGATGATTTTGAAAGCTTAAGTGGCAAGCACACCTCTGCTTGGAAGTATATTAAAACTAAAGAAGATTTTGAATATTTACATCTTTTTTCCCATATCTACGAGCAACGTAGACATCTATTAAAAGATCCCGGTGTTTCTTATCGTATTCCTAAGATCATTCATTTTATCTGGCTCGGTCCAAAGCCATTTCCATTAGCTTCAGTGGAAAATGTACGTATGTGGATAGCAAAGCATCCAGATTGGGAGATAAATTTTTGGACAGATCGTAATAGGCCATCTCCTTGTCCTGGAATGAAACAACGTTTGATAAATAGCCTCTCTTTTATACAACTTCGCGACTATTTTGTCATTTCTGATAACTTTGGAGAGCAATCCGATCTATTGCGTTATGAGATTTTATTTCAAGAAGGAGGGGTTTATGTAGATCACGATGTGAAATGTTTCAAAGAATTTGATTTGCTAAATCGAGCTTATGATTTTTATTGCGGTATCGATATGCCTTACACAAGCAGTCTGCCTTCTTGTATTTGTACTACGAATAGTTTAATAGGAGCAAAACCTAATCATCCTATCTTAAAGCAATGTATGGATTTATTGTCTAGCAGTTGGGATACAATTCAAGAGGAATATCACGGAAGTGACCGGGATTCTACGTTAAATCGTGTTTTGCACCGTACGTTTTGGTTATTTGGAGAGGCTGTAAAGAATAAAAATAATCAAGGAGAAAATCAAGATATTGTCTTTCCAGCTTATTATTTTGATGCGCCAAGAGATGAGTTAGCAATTTTTGCTCGACATCAATATGCAGGAAGTTGGCATGAAACAGAATCTATATTTGAAAAAATGGTTCGTAAAAAGCTAGTTGCGATTTGCAAAAAGTTGAATCAAATGTATCTTTGTTTTGCAGCTCTAGGAGTATTAAATATTATAGGCTTTGTAGGACTTTTTCTCTTTATGCGCAGGTCGTTAAGAACGTGATTAATGATGAAAAGTTGATGGAATGCCATTTTCATGGTTTTATTCCTGGTCCTCAAGAGGAGGTCTTTCTTTTTCTTAAAAGAACCGAATTAGCTAAATGTCAAAAAACTTTTTATCAAGCACTAGATTTTGTACAATCTTTATTTGATATTTATCCAAGTTGGGTAAGAATTGAGCTTACCGATCGGTTATACCTTTGGGAAGCTGCTGCTACCTATATAGAAGAGAATCAGGGTATTTTTACTCCTGTTGTGCAAATAAAAAAAAAAGGTGTTCCTTTTTGGTGTGCTCAAGAAGAGATTCTAGCACATGAACTTGTTCATGCTACGCGAATTGCTTTTAAGGAGAATCTTTTTGAAGAGGTGTTAGCGTATAAAACCTCGCGTAACTGGCTTAGGCGTTATTTTGGCCCTATTTTTTTTCATCCAAAGGAAGTTGTACTATTTCTCTTTTTGTTAGTTGGAATTTGGTGTTATCAATTAAGTTGTTTATTTTTTTTTGATGATTTACCCAGTCTAACTTTATGGATTCCTTTGATCCTAACAGGACTATTGATAATAAGAGTTATTATTGTGCAAACCATTTTCTCTTTATGTCTTAAAAAAATCCGTAGGCTTCTAAAGCAGCCCGATAAAGCACTTGGCTTTGCTTTAAGGCTTAGCGATAAAGAGATCATCGCTTTTGCTTTT
This is a stretch of genomic DNA from Candidatus Rhabdochlamydia oedothoracis. It encodes these proteins:
- a CDS encoding IS30 family transposase; protein product: MIFNNQTQGETLPKGYHHLTYDQRCQIYILKARGDTSSSIANILKVHHSTISRELKRNKGQRGYRHQQAQEKAFLRKNSQPNKKMTPQIVTRIEEKIKLQWSPIQISGWLKRHGKEHVSHETIYNHIWKDKRQGGQLYRELRHRGKKYNKQRKGASGRGNMPGRIDIKQRPCIVEKKTRLGDWELDTVIGAGHKGVIVSMVERTSKLTKLAKVSHKTAEEVSQALIEQLKPIKDFVHTLTADNGKEFAYHQMVSFELETDFYFATPYHSWERGLNEHTNGLVRQYFPKTQSFLDTTSKDIERVETLLNNRPRKALNFETPLEVFTRLSTNMLCSGAQ
- the topA gene encoding type I DNA topoisomerase, with product MTKALIIVESPAKIKTLRKLLGSNYLFESSLGHIRDLPQKGFGIDVENDFEPQYTIMSDKKDVIDRLKKAAKQVSIVYLSPDPDREGEAIAWHIASILPKGTKFKRVTFNAITKEAVSEALKNPRQIDQGLVDAQQARRLLDRIVGYKISPILMRRVQGARDGGLSAGRVQSVALKLVVDREKEIEVFLPVEYWNIQSILQTDKNSTPIYACLYAIDGKKVEKEAVPGKDYILINKEEAAHKVVAQLQNSSYKVQSVERKEKKRNSVPPFITSTLQQEASRHFGFSASRTMNISQGLYEGIDLGNTGAEGLITYMRTDSVRIAPEAIDLARKYITKVYGKEFLPSQGKQYSSKKNAQDAHEAIRPTSLQYSPEEIKSYLTTDQYKLYLLIWRRFLASQMNPAIYDTVSCDIITNQNMLLRATGSTLKFSGFLVVYEEKKDVPEKEEQQEDEKMLPSLVEGQPLLLLDVDAQQAFTRPPPRFTEASLVKELEKSGIGRPSTYATIMNKIQSRDYTVKEKGSLKPTELGRVIAQMLEENFKMIMDVGFTSAMEDELEEIAYNHKNWKVLLHDFWKRFIPFVVAAEKEAFVPRVATDIDCPNCGHKLEKIWARNKYFYGCSSYPTCDFTTPLEALNFNKEDYDPNFNWDQLCSKCGSAMKIRYGRFGTFLGCSRYPECKGIVNIPKKDEISAQDLPTCPALGCDGKMVQRRSRFGKPFFSCSNYPDCDIIINNLDQLTEKYVNHPKTPYVSKKPKKGKKSPSKIKKTDKKPIKNAHLYTLSSELQAIVKEEKLSRPEVVKKMWEYIKKHNCQDQKNKRLIIPDTKLAKVFGSKEPIDMLKLAGLLTPHLQ
- a CDS encoding ISAs1 family transposase produces the protein MKALPKLMDLLDLKSSIITADALNTQKAIAKKTINMGADYVLPVKRNHPNLFEEIKALFENAETKNYSDFDSDAYETMEKSHGRIELRKYYSLDATKLPSAKEWEGLLSVGMVIRTRTEREGKNKQRNGILCFKL
- a CDS encoding ISAs1 family transposase; translation: MEYYVSSCKIDAHLLAKVVRGQWGIENSLHWVLDVSFREDKLRYRDRIGVQNLASIRKLVLGALTKGPFNLEVHKKEHINT
- a CDS encoding helix-turn-helix domain-containing protein translates to MKYSRSGMTDWLIQHGFAYKRPKKIPGKLDPEKQRIFIEQYRALKETLNPDEEIYFIDAVHVDGSKKAFKRLCRHPGNNCDCILLQLFA
- a CDS encoding transposase, which translates into the protein MHFAAALCLTGMKIFTEEYKTVDADAMLDFFKKLEKQTEARIIHVILDNARSNKNKKLEEFLMSSRIKVHYLPPYSPNLNPIER
- a CDS encoding IS630 family transposase; this translates as MKKLIPSQRADLEHKLKHPKDYSERNRLCVILGYDEGISTKNLAKTLRISPITVQKYLREYDSENKTGSSPRGGSKSKLSQDQKESLLKHLQEKTYLKVKGIIAYVHEQYGIKYSRSGMTDWLIQHGFVYKRPKKIPGKLDPEKQRIFIEQYRALKETLNPDEEIYFIDAVHPEHQSQAVCGWIKKGVQKTLQTSGKQLRLHFAGALCLTGMKIFTEEYKTVDADAMLDFFKKLEKQTEARIIHVILDNARSNKNKKLEEFLMSSRIKVHYLPPYSPNLNPIERLWKILKEKKVYNRYYETSVTFFQAIRGFFLEEIPKITDILKCRINDKFQVVDLNPIKLAV
- a CDS encoding glycosyltransferase family 32 protein, whose translation is MAKCLFIFMMMLFLCPSCYSKKSIVVVDDFESLSGKHTSAWKYIKTKEDFEYLHLFSHIYEQRRHLLKDPGVSYRIPKIIHFIWLGPKPFPLASVENVRMWIAKHPDWEINFWTDRNRPSPCPGMKQRLINSLSFIQLRDYFVISDNFGEQSDLLRYEILFQEGGVYVDHDVKCFKEFDLLNRAYDFYCGIDMPYTSSLPSCICTTNSLIGAKPNHPILKQCMDLLSSSWDTIQEEYHGSDRDSTLNRVLHRTFWLFGEAVKNKNNQGENQDIVFPAYYFDAPRDELAIFARHQYAGSWHETESIFEKMVRKKLVAICKKLNQMYLCFAALGVLNIIGFVGLFLFMRRSLRT